Proteins encoded by one window of Lathyrus oleraceus cultivar Zhongwan6 chromosome 1, CAAS_Psat_ZW6_1.0, whole genome shotgun sequence:
- the LOC127107997 gene encoding uncharacterized protein LOC127107997, with amino-acid sequence MDRTWMYDRVYSNRHGLKEEYVRGVKDFVKRALKQPICKSEGGIRCPCINCKCLKIRTPTNVRLHLYRDGFQPDYWIWTQHGEVELNVNTRNDSNSSEHVHHDDQIEAMNQMVYDAFRPYGVFSHVNDNIEVEEYTEDEFPNEDAKRFYDKLISFNKPIYEGATQSILSISTQLLEIRSNWHVPWCYIPQKGLDFVAQMLKSVCPVQKCLPENYYQATQLVSKLGLKVEKIDCCKNGCMLYYKDDSNLSECKFCNAPRFIPRKTGMGKYKDIPVKRMFYFPIIPRLQRLYASTESASEMRWHHMNKNSSNILRHPSDGKAWKHFDSVYPDFSREPRNVRLGLCSDGFTPYIQASASPYSCWPIIVTPYNLPPEMCMTKPYLFLACLIPGPKNPKLKIDVYLQPLIDDLHRLWSNGILTYDISTKQNFIMKACLMWTINDFPAYGMLSGWGTQGKLACPHCMEHTDAFTLKSGHKNSWFDCHRRFLPSNHSFRRSKRSFLKNRVVTNEPPPISTGKDIWAVISNFPKVTEIGWEAKWKEFEGYGVDHNWKKRSIFWDLPYWKDNLLRHNLDVMHIEKNVFNNIFNTVMNVKDKTKDNEKAREDLAKLCFRGDLELQPLENGKNGKPKASYTLTKSEAKLVCKWLKELRMPDGYASNLSRCANVEKGTVHGMKSHDCHVFMECLLPIAFHSLPDLVWKPLTELSRFFKDLCCNTLRMDDLIKLDENIPIIICKLERIFPPGFFDSMEHLPIHLAKEAILGGPVQYRWMYPFERFMGVSKRAVTNKARVEGSICSDYIHRETNYFCSHYFNSFRLLPTINLSNKPHLDNDDILPTMSILQSGGRPSGKSRKYFLSDKEWKSSHVHVLINCDEVKPYLDIFLENHSLDIEDSSGRIHIEFPIWLKKYVNEETNGVTNQDIIALSRSPASMAISWNMYFINGYKFHTEEWSKGRKTSNCGVHVKGLAEGGNTDFYGIIKHIFELDYFGLKHKIPVFYCEWFDPTRNTGTKVHPQYKTVDIKMDKHYRPYDPFILAQNARQVYYVPYPEMCRDMRGWCAAITTKPRGRVEIDNIEDEVPYQSDGMLPALPNVEIEAISCLRDMSQLDVFEEIFDCSTSEADRWH; translated from the exons ATGGATCGTACTTGGATGTACGATAGAGTATATTCCAATAGACACGGATTGAAAGAAGAGTATGTTCGCGGGGTTAAAGACTTCGTAAAGAGGGCTTTGAAACAACCTATTTGTAAATCTGAGGGAGGGATAAGGTGTCCGTGTATAAATTGCAAGTGTCTCAAGATAAGAACACCAACTAATGTTAGACTTCACTTGTATCGAGATGGATTTCAACCAGACTATTGGATTTGGACTCAACATGGAGAAGTAGAGCTCAATGTTAATACAAGGAATGATTCAAATAGTAGTGAGCATGTGCATCATGATGACCAAATTGAGGCAATGAATCAGATGGTGTATGATGCTTTTAGGCCTTATGGAGTATTCTCTCACGTGAATGATAACATAGAAGTTGAGGAATATACGGAGGATGAGTTTCCCAACGAAGATGCCAAACGATTTTATGACAAGTTGATATCTTTCAACAAGCCCATTTATGAGGGAGCTACCCAATCAATATTATCAATATCTACTCAACTTCTTGAAATTAGGTCTAATTGGCATGTAccat ggtgttacatacCACAAAAAGGTTTAGATTTTGTTGCACAAATGCTTAAAAGTGTATGTCCAGTTCAAAAATGCTTGCCCGAGAACTATTACCAAGCAACACAGTTGGTATCTAAGTTAGGGCTAAAGGTTGAGAAGATTGATTGTTGTAAGAATGGTTGTATGTTATATTACAAGGATGATAGCAATCTATCAGAGTGCAAATTTTGTAATGCTCCTAGGTTCATTCCTCGCAAGACTGGCATGGGAAAGTACAAAGATATCCCAGTGAAGAGAATGTTCTACTTCCCAATCATTCCCAGATTACAAAGATTGTATGCATCAACTGAGTCGGCAAGTGAAATGAGATGGCATCACATGAACAAAAATAGTTCCAACATCCTTCGCCACCCGTCAGATGGAAAAGCATGGAAACATTTTGATAGTGTATATCCTGACTTTTCTAGGGAACCCAGAAATGTAAGGTTGGGTCTGTGTTCAGATGGTTTTACTCCTTACATTCAAGCGTCTGCTTCTCCATACTCATGTTGGCCAATAATAGTTACTCCGTATAATCTCCCCCCTGAAATGTGCATGACCAAACCATACTTGTTTTTGGCATGCCTCATACCCGGACCTAAAAACCCTAAATTAAAGATAGATGTCTACTTGCAACCATTGATTGATGATCTACATCGATTGTGGTCCAATGGAATATTGACCTATGATATATCTACAAAACAAAACTTCATCATGAAAGCCTGCTTGATGTGgacaattaatgattttccagccTATGGTATGTTATCTGGATGGGGAACACAAGGTAAattggcatgccctcattgtATGGAACACACTGATGCTTTCACCTTGAAAAGTGGCCATAAGAATTCCTGGTTTGACTGTCATCGTCGTTTCTTGCCATCTAATCACTCCTTCAGAAGGAGTAAAAGAAGTTTCCTAAAAAATAGGGTTGTGACCAATGAGCCACCTCCCATTTCCACAGGGAAAGATATATGGGCGGTAATAAGTAATTTTCCAAAAGTTACTGAAATTGGATGGGAGGCGAAATGGAAAGAATTCGAAGGGTATGGAGTGGATCACAATTGGAAAAAGCGAAGTATTTTTTGGGATCTCCCATATTGGAAGGATAACTTGTTAAGGCATAACCTCGATGTGATGCACATAGAAAAAAACGTCTTCAATAATATATTTAATACTGTCATGAATGTTAAGGATAAAACAAAGGATAATGAAAAGGCAAGAGAAGACTTGGCTAAATTATGCTTTCGCGGGGACTTGGAGCTCCAACCCTTAGAAAACGGAAAGAATGGTAAACCAAAGGCTAGTTACACTCTAACCAAATCTGAAGCCAAGTTGGTTTGTAAATGGCTTAAGGAATTGAGAATGCCAGATGGCTATGCTTCAAACCTCAGTAGGTGTGCCAATGTAGAAAAGGGTACGGTGCATGGGATGAAGAGCCATGATTGTCATGTTTTCATGGAATGTTTACTCCCAATTGCATTCCATTCATTGCCAGATTTGGTTTGGAAACCATTAACTGAGCTAAGTCGATTCTTTAAAGATCTTTGTTGTAATACATTGAGGATGGACGACTTAATTAAGTTGGATGAGAATATTCCAATTATCATATGCAAGTTGGAAAGGATTTTTCCACCAGGTTTCTTTGACTCAATGGAGCATCTTCCAATCCATCTTGCCAAAGAAGCAATTCTAGGTGGTCCAGTACAGTACCGATGGATGTATCCATTCGAAAG ATTTATGGGAGTCTCAAAGAGGGCAGTGACAAATAAGGCTAGAGTTGAAGGTTCCATATGCAGTGATTATATACATCGCGAGACAAATTACTTTTGCTCTCATTATTTCAACTCTTTCCGTTTGTTGCCAACCATAAATCTTAGTAACAAACCTCATTTAGACAATGATGACATTCTACCTACAATGTCCATTCTACAAAGTGGCGGTCGACCAAGTGGGAAGTCACGAAAATATTTTCTATCTGATAAGGAATGGAAGTCTTCACATGTGCATGTCTTGATAAATTGTGATGAGGTTAAACCATATCTTGA CATATTCTTAGAGAACCACTCTCTAGATATAGAAGATTCATCTGGGCGCATACATATAGAGTTTCCCATATGGCTGAAGAAATATGTAAATGAGGAGACAAATGGAGTTACTAACCAAGATATAATTGCCTTGTCTCGCAGTCCTGCATCAATGGCCATATCATGGAACATGTATTTTATCAATGGGTACAAGTTTCATACTGAAGAATGGAGCAAAGGTAGAAAAACTAGCAATTGTGGTGTGCACGTGAAAGGTCTTGCAGAAGGAGGAAATACTGATTTTTATGGAATAATCAAACATATCTTTGAGCTAGATTACTTTGGTCTGAAGCATAAGATTCCAGTTTTTTATTGTGAATGGTTTGATCCAACAAGGAATACGGGCACAAAGGTTCACCCACAATATAAAACTGTGGATATTAAGATGGATAAACATTATCGTCCTTATGATCCTTTCATCCTTGCGCAAAATGCAAGACAAGTGTATTATGTCCCATATCCAGAAATGTGTAGAGATATGCGTGGATGGTGTGCGGCAATCACCACAAAACCAAGGGGTCGCGTAGAGATTGACAACATAGAGGATGAAGTACCTTATCAATCTGATGGGATGTTACCGGCGCTACCCAATGTAGAAATTGAAGCAATATCTTGTTTGCGTGACATGTCACAATTAGATGTGTTTGAAGAGATTTTTGATTGCTCTACTAGTGAAGCAGATAGATGGCATTGA